The following coding sequences lie in one Enterococcus sp. 9E7_DIV0242 genomic window:
- the nagE gene encoding N-acetylglucosamine-specific PTS transporter subunit IIBC, with amino-acid sequence MKEYMQRMGRSLMLPVATLPVAALFMGIGYWIDPSGWGGNNILAAFLIKAGSTILDNLGILFAVGLALGMSKDKDGSAALSGLVAFLVPMTLVNSASVAMFQGIAEDDVNIAFSAINNKNVFIGILAGLVAAAMYNRFSSVKLPMALSFFSGKRLVPIVTAAAMLLLSAGLIFVWPPVYTGLVSFGESISGMGAIGAGLYGLFNRLLIPTGLHHALNNVFWFNIAGIDDIGKFWASEGVKGITGMYQAGFFPVMMFGLPAGALAIYQCARPEKKKATASLMMAAGFASFFTGVTEPLEFAFMFVAWPLYVVHAILTGISMFIAATFQWTAGFNFSAGLIDFVLSLRVPIANQPYMLLLLGLVMAVIYYFTFLFVIKKFNLMTPGREEGDGEETPDVAEGDNKFASLARRIYEGLGAQGNVTSIDNCTTRLRLTVKDTNTVDQAKIKATGVPGVKVIDDKNIQVIVGTEVQFVADEMTKLHNSGGLTGAPTGEVAKKSEVQAVAPSATVAGGSNDLYAVADGKVVPISEVSDDVFSAKMMGDGFAVLPTNGEVFTPVAGKITNIFPTKHAMGILTDSGIEVLLHMGLDTVELKGEPFALHVSEGQTVKAGDKIATIDLSALEKAGKKSDLIVVFTNQDIVSSYDLTKAGQSVKANETIGQTVVE; translated from the coding sequence ATGAAAGAATACATGCAAAGAATGGGTCGCTCTCTAATGCTTCCAGTCGCAACTTTACCAGTTGCAGCACTATTTATGGGAATTGGTTATTGGATAGATCCGAGTGGATGGGGAGGCAATAATATTTTAGCAGCTTTTCTTATTAAAGCTGGAAGTACAATTTTGGATAACTTAGGAATTTTATTCGCTGTAGGGTTAGCATTAGGAATGTCTAAAGACAAGGATGGCTCAGCAGCTTTGAGTGGTTTAGTTGCGTTTTTAGTTCCTATGACACTTGTAAATTCAGCATCAGTAGCAATGTTTCAAGGTATTGCTGAAGATGATGTAAATATTGCTTTTTCTGCTATAAATAATAAAAATGTTTTTATAGGAATTTTAGCAGGTCTAGTTGCGGCAGCCATGTATAATCGGTTTAGTAGTGTAAAATTACCGATGGCGTTATCCTTTTTTAGTGGTAAACGTTTGGTTCCAATTGTTACAGCTGCAGCAATGTTACTACTTTCAGCAGGTTTGATTTTCGTTTGGCCTCCTGTCTACACAGGTTTAGTTTCGTTTGGGGAATCTATTTCAGGTATGGGGGCTATCGGAGCAGGATTATACGGTCTGTTTAATCGCTTATTGATTCCAACGGGTCTCCATCATGCGCTAAATAATGTGTTTTGGTTTAATATTGCAGGAATTGATGATATTGGTAAATTCTGGGCAAGTGAAGGAGTAAAGGGAATAACAGGTATGTATCAAGCTGGGTTTTTCCCAGTAATGATGTTTGGTTTGCCAGCTGGTGCTCTGGCTATTTACCAATGTGCTCGCCCTGAAAAGAAAAAGGCAACAGCTTCATTGATGATGGCGGCAGGATTTGCATCATTCTTTACAGGTGTAACTGAGCCTTTAGAATTTGCGTTTATGTTTGTTGCTTGGCCACTTTATGTCGTTCATGCAATTTTGACAGGTATTTCTATGTTTATCGCTGCAACATTTCAATGGACTGCAGGATTTAATTTTAGCGCGGGATTAATTGATTTTGTACTTAGCTTAAGAGTTCCGATTGCAAATCAGCCATATATGTTGTTATTACTTGGATTAGTTATGGCAGTTATCTATTATTTCACATTCCTGTTTGTCATCAAAAAATTCAACTTGATGACACCAGGACGTGAAGAAGGAGATGGAGAAGAAACGCCAGATGTTGCTGAAGGGGACAACAAATTTGCTTCATTAGCTCGTAGAATTTATGAAGGCCTAGGCGCACAAGGAAATGTTACTTCTATTGATAACTGTACGACTCGTTTACGTTTGACAGTGAAGGATACAAATACTGTGGACCAAGCTAAAATCAAAGCGACAGGTGTACCTGGCGTGAAAGTCATTGATGATAAAAACATTCAGGTAATTGTTGGAACAGAAGTACAATTCGTTGCTGATGAAATGACAAAGCTGCATAATTCAGGTGGTCTGACAGGTGCACCAACAGGTGAAGTAGCAAAAAAGTCTGAAGTGCAAGCTGTAGCTCCATCAGCAACAGTTGCAGGTGGTTCAAATGATCTTTATGCTGTTGCTGATGGAAAAGTTGTTCCTATCAGCGAAGTGAGTGATGATGTTTTCTCAGCAAAAATGATGGGTGACGGATTTGCAGTACTTCCGACAAACGGAGAAGTGTTTACTCCTGTCGCCGGTAAGATCACAAATATTTTCCCAACAAAACATGCAATGGGCATCTTGACTGATTCTGGCATCGAAGTGTTGTTGCACATGGGATTAGATACTGTTGAATTGAAGGGTGAGCCTTTCGCCTTACACGTATCTGAAGGTCAGACAGTGAAAGCCGGAGATAAAATTGCAACAATCGATTTGTCTGCATTAGAAAAAGCAGGAAAGAAATCTGATTTGATCGTTGTATTTACAAATCAAGATATTGTTTCTTCTTATGATCTGACAAAAGCTGGTCAGTCTGTGAAGGCAAACGAAACTATTGGTCAAACAGTTGTAGAATAG
- a CDS encoding PRD domain-containing protein: MKIKKVLNQNAVLVLDEGQEKVAVGKGVGFNKKKNDLLHAQQVERIFVMEPEGLKKLQVLLSQIDEKYFFATEEIIKYAETTLGEKLNAHINVGLSDHIAFAAENIQNNIIVRNKLLHEIEILYSEEFAIAQWAVDYLTQTLGLPFSYDEAGYIAIHIHSARGGRTDNSKSIREVTIVSEIIRLIEKELDIDVYSEQMSLSYSRLANHLRLFIHRFEQNHYAVLDDDILDVVRKKYAESYEIAKKIQVLLMKNFHYQVPSEELGYLAIHIERLRMIKNK; encoded by the coding sequence ATGAAAATAAAAAAAGTATTGAATCAAAACGCAGTGCTTGTTCTTGACGAAGGACAGGAAAAAGTTGCAGTCGGTAAGGGTGTCGGTTTTAACAAAAAGAAGAATGACTTGCTGCACGCACAGCAGGTTGAACGGATTTTTGTGATGGAGCCGGAAGGATTGAAAAAGCTTCAAGTCCTGTTATCACAAATCGATGAAAAATATTTTTTCGCAACAGAGGAAATCATTAAGTATGCTGAGACGACTCTTGGTGAAAAATTGAATGCCCATATCAATGTTGGCCTAAGCGATCACATTGCATTTGCTGCTGAGAATATTCAGAATAATATCATCGTTCGTAATAAGCTATTGCATGAAATCGAGATTCTTTATAGTGAGGAGTTTGCGATAGCACAATGGGCGGTTGATTATCTGACTCAGACATTGGGGTTGCCATTTAGCTATGATGAAGCGGGGTATATCGCTATCCATATCCACAGTGCTCGTGGTGGACGAACAGATAACAGTAAGAGTATCCGCGAGGTTACGATTGTTTCTGAAATTATACGATTGATTGAAAAAGAACTGGATATTGATGTTTATTCTGAACAGATGAGCTTAAGCTATTCTCGTTTAGCAAATCATTTACGTCTGTTCATCCATCGCTTCGAGCAAAATCATTACGCGGTACTGGATGATGATATCCTAGATGTTGTTCGAAAAAAATATGCTGAAAGTTATGAAATCGCTAAGAAAATCCAGGTATTGCTGATGAAGAATTTTCATTATCAAGTGCCGAGTGAAGAACTGGGCTATCTAGCCATTCACATTGAGCGGTTACGTATGATCAAAAACAAATAA
- a CDS encoding metal-sulfur cluster assembly factor, with amino-acid sequence MSEEQKWSAEEIEGIKEEILTALETVIDPELGIDIVNLGLIYEIEFEETGDTVIKMTLTTMGCPLADILTEQIHQAVADIPEVKNVEVKLVWYPAWTTDKMSRYARIALGIR; translated from the coding sequence ATGAGCGAAGAACAAAAATGGTCTGCTGAGGAAATTGAAGGGATCAAAGAAGAGATTTTAACAGCGCTTGAAACAGTAATTGACCCTGAATTAGGTATTGATATTGTAAATTTAGGCTTGATTTATGAGATAGAATTTGAAGAAACCGGTGATACAGTCATCAAAATGACTTTGACAACAATGGGTTGCCCTTTGGCAGACATCCTGACAGAACAAATCCATCAGGCTGTAGCAGATATTCCGGAAGTTAAAAACGTGGAAGTGAAGCTTGTTTGGTACCCAGCATGGACAACCGATAAAATGTCTCGTTACGCACGGATTGCATTGGGTATCCGTTAA
- a CDS encoding tyrosine-type recombinase/integrase has translation MAEKIALLELLPEFTFTDKARGLSAGTIAKHKKVLSVFFKFINSNHQVMYLNEVKLFHVRSFVVDQLESGLTESYVNTFIRSIRAFFVFCENEGYIDHTENPCTRLKWLKEQKKVIKAYSDTDVKKMLKYVYDQTRVHQKNNKGLASRYFAERDRFILMTLADTGLRVSELCNLTDATFNESGITVVRGKGKKDRFMYTSAILMKQKMKYDRIKKQYFEAKPTIKCQDYVFLTKDGNRITVDMVQRSIKKIGKLAGIDETVRCSPHTFRHYFTQAQIANGASIYTLQKLLGHSSVKTTEIYLASLQNHIILDEGKDTSPLMNIGSRYTT, from the coding sequence ATGGCTGAAAAAATTGCATTATTAGAACTCTTGCCAGAGTTTACCTTCACTGACAAAGCAAGAGGACTCTCTGCTGGAACCATTGCTAAGCATAAAAAAGTATTGTCAGTGTTTTTCAAATTTATTAACAGTAATCATCAGGTCATGTACTTAAATGAGGTGAAACTGTTTCACGTCAGAAGTTTTGTTGTTGATCAGCTAGAATCTGGATTAACTGAGAGCTATGTAAATACCTTTATCAGATCAATCAGAGCTTTCTTTGTTTTCTGTGAGAATGAGGGCTATATTGACCACACTGAAAATCCGTGCACCAGACTCAAATGGCTGAAGGAACAGAAGAAAGTTATTAAAGCATACTCTGATACAGATGTTAAGAAGATGTTGAAATATGTCTATGATCAAACCAGAGTACACCAGAAGAACAACAAAGGACTTGCCAGCAGATACTTTGCTGAAAGAGACAGGTTCATTTTAATGACTTTGGCTGATACTGGTTTAAGAGTATCAGAGCTGTGTAATCTGACTGATGCTACTTTCAATGAATCAGGGATAACTGTGGTTAGAGGTAAAGGAAAAAAGGATAGATTTATGTATACTAGTGCTATTCTGATGAAACAGAAAATGAAGTATGACAGGATAAAGAAACAGTATTTTGAAGCAAAACCTACTATTAAATGTCAGGACTATGTATTCTTGACAAAGGACGGGAACAGAATCACTGTGGATATGGTGCAGAGATCCATTAAAAAGATTGGAAAATTAGCTGGCATTGATGAAACTGTTAGGTGCAGCCCTCACACCTTCAGGCATTACTTTACTCAGGCTCAAATTGCAAACGGCGCAAGTATCTATACCTTGCAGAAGCTTCTAGGACACTCTTCTGTCAAAACCACTGAGATATACCTAGCTTCTTTACAGAATCATATTATTTTAGATGAAGGAAAGGACACCAGCCCCCTCATGAACATTGGCAGCAGATATACAACATAA
- a CDS encoding phage minor capsid protein codes for MDKCHSVLNQEELHAFIFQQLTTLDEQIQVDIFTLFTKEFEKKSVAFYQSVGGTHALQFKSSSFVQQFISEIQQQLTLAGDTAKINLFEYTDRLIQERFGYFSGGNEENKKQLLQQFSRKELTDRIQNNGFVALVDSLGREWQLDRYVDTVLNSNLAEVDWQTNRELAAAEGKDLAWISHHGATDDCGKWEHVLISLHGKTTGLPTFQQIKDSKQCFHPNCQHHVNVVKSLELVHPDILATTKKKLGKNM; via the coding sequence ATTGACAAGTGCCATTCTGTTTTAAATCAAGAAGAGCTACATGCTTTCATATTTCAACAGCTAACTACATTAGATGAACAGATACAAGTAGATATATTTACACTATTTACCAAAGAGTTTGAGAAGAAATCAGTTGCGTTTTATCAATCTGTTGGTGGAACACATGCTTTACAGTTTAAGAGTAGTTCATTTGTTCAGCAGTTTATCTCAGAAATTCAGCAACAACTGACTCTGGCAGGAGATACAGCAAAGATTAATCTATTTGAGTATACTGACAGACTAATTCAAGAACGCTTTGGCTATTTCAGTGGAGGAAATGAAGAGAATAAAAAGCAACTTCTTCAACAATTTAGTAGAAAGGAACTGACAGACAGGATACAAAATAATGGCTTTGTTGCATTAGTTGACAGCTTAGGCAGAGAATGGCAGTTAGATAGATATGTAGACACTGTATTAAATAGTAATCTTGCAGAAGTAGACTGGCAAACAAATAGAGAACTGGCTGCAGCAGAAGGGAAAGACTTGGCGTGGATCAGCCACCACGGAGCTACAGATGACTGTGGAAAATGGGAGCATGTTCTGATTAGTCTTCATGGTAAAACAACAGGACTGCCAACTTTTCAACAGATTAAAGATAGTAAGCAGTGTTTCCATCCTAACTGCCAACATCATGTAAATGTTGTGAAGAGTTTGGAGCTAGTGCATCCAGATATATTAGCAACAACTAAAAAGAAGTTGGGGAAAAATATGTAG
- a CDS encoding IS30 family transposase, which produces MSTYQHLTAEERGKIEAYLDEGLSQAEIARRLDRHRSTISREIRRNSEERKANSLAALRYQASSAGNLARMRKRNCGTTTKATVHNTKTILKYLKKKYSPEQIANSVRSINVSTNTIYNWIYSGLIKFPIKKLRLKGKRYRRKYSGRLLKKTPSPQFYENRLVTDRPEATILRTDFGHWEADTVLSKRGVETCLATFVERKSRHYVAIKMTRKDGACMLAAMERLVEMYPSGVKSITCDRGIEFVNFHNVKHMEDTYGIKTYYAHPYAPHERGSNEYHNGLLREYFPKPTDFNKVSQLKIDQSTNEINNRPRKLFKWKSANHKFHLEYAKI; this is translated from the coding sequence ATGTCAACTTATCAACATTTAACAGCTGAGGAACGAGGAAAAATCGAAGCATACTTAGACGAAGGTTTGTCTCAGGCTGAGATAGCAAGACGTTTAGACCGGCATCGATCAACAATCTCCAGAGAAATCCGGAGAAACAGCGAAGAGAGAAAAGCAAACAGCCTGGCAGCATTGCGCTATCAGGCTTCAAGTGCTGGTAATTTGGCTCGCATGAGAAAAAGAAACTGTGGAACAACTACAAAAGCAACTGTACATAATACAAAAACTATTTTGAAATACTTGAAGAAGAAATACTCTCCAGAACAGATAGCAAACAGTGTACGCAGCATCAATGTATCTACAAATACCATCTACAACTGGATTTATTCTGGTTTGATCAAGTTTCCAATAAAGAAGCTACGACTGAAAGGGAAGAGATACCGGAGAAAATATAGCGGTAGATTACTGAAGAAAACTCCATCACCACAATTCTATGAGAATCGCTTAGTCACTGATCGACCTGAAGCAACTATTCTAAGAACTGATTTTGGTCATTGGGAAGCTGATACAGTACTCTCTAAGCGTGGTGTAGAAACTTGTCTAGCAACGTTCGTAGAACGTAAATCACGGCATTATGTGGCCATTAAAATGACTCGAAAAGACGGTGCTTGTATGTTGGCAGCTATGGAACGCTTGGTTGAAATGTATCCCTCAGGTGTGAAATCAATTACCTGTGATCGTGGTATTGAATTCGTGAACTTCCATAATGTAAAACACATGGAAGATACCTATGGTATTAAAACATATTATGCGCACCCATATGCGCCACACGAACGTGGATCAAACGAATACCATAATGGACTACTAAGAGAGTATTTTCCAAAGCCTACAGACTTCAATAAAGTATCCCAGTTAAAGATCGATCAATCAACAAATGAAATCAACAATCGGCCAAGAAAACTGTTCAAATGGAAGTCAGCAAACCATAAATTCCATTTGGAGTACGCTAAAATATAA
- a CDS encoding MATE family efflux transporter, which yields MNTWKENKIICLALPATIENVLQTLVGFIDTLMISKIGLLAVTAVGVANTILNVYLALFIALGVGTSALIAQKIGAGKGKEAQTITNQSVILAILIGLFLGVISILFGRPLLGIMGASAEVLDSGMQFFLVVGGASVFIALMTIFGSILRATGDTKSPMEISVVVNIGNIVIDYILIFGFGPIPALGVLGTAIGTVLSRVIGCVLLYRKVQQSQSPIDLPNLFSKSNFKPLIDISIPAALERLVMRLGQVVYFGLIVSIGAKTFAAHSIAGNIESFTYMPGYGLATAATTLVGNSIGAKNYKQTKEYAYSSVRYGVIVMSTLGVILFFGAPFFASLFTDDQEAIRQIIIALKIDAFAQPGLAISLITTGALQGMGDTKAPLYSTALGMWGVRVVGVILLSKVLNMGIAGIWLSIAVDLYLRSLFLVYRFGKNLKTYEKNRK from the coding sequence ATGAATACATGGAAGGAAAACAAAATCATTTGCTTAGCATTACCAGCAACTATAGAGAATGTTCTTCAAACACTTGTTGGCTTCATCGATACTCTTATGATTTCCAAAATCGGACTATTAGCTGTAACAGCCGTTGGTGTCGCGAATACCATTTTAAACGTGTATCTAGCGTTGTTTATTGCTTTAGGAGTAGGAACATCTGCGTTGATCGCTCAAAAAATTGGTGCCGGCAAGGGAAAAGAAGCACAGACTATTACCAACCAATCGGTGATCTTGGCCATCTTGATCGGGCTTTTTTTAGGTGTGATCTCCATCCTGTTTGGCCGCCCGTTATTAGGGATTATGGGTGCATCAGCGGAAGTCTTAGATTCCGGAATGCAGTTTTTTCTGGTTGTTGGGGGAGCTTCTGTGTTTATCGCTTTAATGACTATTTTTGGGAGCATCCTACGTGCAACTGGTGATACAAAATCACCTATGGAAATAAGTGTTGTAGTAAATATTGGGAATATCGTGATTGATTACATTTTGATTTTTGGGTTTGGTCCAATTCCAGCTCTAGGTGTACTGGGTACAGCGATTGGGACAGTTCTATCACGAGTGATTGGTTGTGTACTGCTTTACAGAAAGGTGCAACAGTCCCAAAGTCCAATTGATTTACCTAACTTATTTTCAAAGAGCAATTTCAAACCGCTGATCGATATTTCTATTCCAGCTGCATTAGAACGTTTGGTTATGCGACTGGGACAGGTTGTTTATTTTGGTTTAATTGTCAGTATTGGCGCTAAGACATTCGCTGCCCATTCAATTGCCGGGAACATTGAAAGCTTTACTTACATGCCTGGTTATGGATTAGCGACAGCAGCAACTACTCTGGTTGGAAACAGTATCGGTGCTAAGAACTATAAGCAGACGAAGGAATATGCTTACTCATCTGTAAGATATGGGGTAATCGTCATGTCAACCCTTGGTGTGATTCTTTTCTTTGGCGCACCATTCTTCGCTTCTTTATTTACTGACGATCAGGAAGCTATTCGACAAATCATTATTGCTTTAAAAATTGATGCTTTCGCTCAGCCAGGGTTGGCAATAAGTTTAATCACCACAGGTGCTCTTCAGGGAATGGGGGATACTAAAGCACCATTGTATAGTACCGCCCTTGGAATGTGGGGTGTCCGAGTGGTGGGAGTTATTCTTCTTTCGAAAGTATTGAATATGGGGATTGCAGGAATTTGGCTATCTATAGCCGTTGATTTATACTTACGTTCACTGTTTTTGGTTTATAGATTTGGAAAGAATTTGAAAACCTATGAGAAAAATAGGAAATAA
- a CDS encoding metal-sensitive transcriptional regulator codes for MSHHPDHEVGNLVKRINRIEGQVGGIKNMIIEERPYDEVIIQLNSARSALQKVSQILLEAHADHTFMDAVQSGQTEKELASLRRAIQQYSKML; via the coding sequence ATGTCACATCATCCAGATCATGAAGTAGGTAATTTAGTTAAGCGCATCAATAGAATCGAAGGACAGGTAGGTGGAATTAAAAACATGATTATTGAAGAACGTCCTTACGACGAAGTAATCATCCAATTGAATTCTGCTAGATCTGCTCTTCAAAAAGTCAGTCAGATCCTTTTAGAAGCTCATGCCGATCACACATTTATGGACGCCGTTCAATCAGGCCAGACTGAAAAAGAGCTCGCAAGTCTTAGACGGGCCATTCAGCAATACAGTAAAATGTTGTAA
- a CDS encoding phBC6A51 family helix-turn-helix protein yields MTIKRYKADHLSDTQLECIELLLYKDIVGMTHEEIAEQLGINAKTIYMWKREELFQKKLTERAVEEMDTLAPDLFIWMQKVMSPTSKYKESTQVKTAELIMKKLGILKQVSEVETTATIMDNRKQTVEELMKSYGIKRD; encoded by the coding sequence ATGACTATAAAAAGATATAAAGCTGATCATCTGTCAGATACCCAGTTAGAGTGTATTGAGTTGCTTCTATATAAAGATATTGTTGGAATGACTCATGAAGAAATTGCTGAGCAGTTAGGTATCAACGCTAAAACTATTTACATGTGGAAGCGTGAAGAGCTGTTTCAGAAGAAATTAACTGAGAGAGCTGTAGAAGAAATGGATACTCTGGCTCCAGATTTATTCATCTGGATGCAAAAGGTTATGAGTCCTACATCTAAGTATAAAGAGAGTACACAGGTAAAGACTGCAGAATTAATTATGAAGAAGCTAGGCATACTTAAGCAGGTTTCTGAGGTTGAGACTACTGCCACAATCATGGATAACAGGAAGCAAACTGTTGAGGAACTGATGAAGAGCTATGGCATAAAGAGGGACTGA
- a CDS encoding sigma factor-like helix-turn-helix DNA-binding protein, which translates to MTKFQSHHYKLHEIIAAISNESAYRYKAEKGQYEYIDILIDAERAVKLANLTEHQKKIVTLHWEKGLNLSQTASVLGVTVQAVLGAVNAVKKKLQRVLNKWNKKTERIDDNMTSTQEKSIK; encoded by the coding sequence TTGACAAAATTCCAGTCACACCATTACAAACTGCATGAAATTATTGCAGCAATCTCAAATGAATCAGCGTACAGGTACAAGGCAGAAAAAGGGCAATATGAGTATATTGATATTCTTATTGATGCAGAAAGGGCTGTAAAACTGGCAAATCTGACGGAACATCAGAAAAAAATTGTCACACTACATTGGGAAAAAGGCTTAAATCTCAGTCAAACTGCTTCTGTTTTAGGGGTTACTGTTCAGGCAGTATTAGGAGCCGTGAATGCGGTGAAAAAGAAGCTTCAACGTGTATTAAACAAGTGGAATAAAAAGACAGAAAGGATAGATGATAATATGACAAGCACACAGGAGAAATCAATTAAGTGA